A single genomic interval of Noviherbaspirillum cavernae harbors:
- a CDS encoding FKBP-type peptidyl-prolyl cis-trans isomerase, with translation MKIAKNTVVTLHYKLSDAQGNLIEESREPMVYLHGGYENTLPKIEEALEGKDTGYETTIQVEPEDAFGEYDASLVKIEPRNRLPEPLEVGMQFEGTPDGGDEGEESLIFTVTEIADDKVVLDGNHPLAGMALRFNLNVADVRTATDEEIAHEHVHGPHGHHHDDLDDDAGDHFRSHPIH, from the coding sequence ATGAAGATTGCCAAAAATACGGTAGTGACATTGCATTACAAATTGTCGGATGCTCAGGGCAATCTGATCGAAGAAAGCCGTGAACCGATGGTCTATCTGCACGGTGGCTACGAAAATACGCTGCCGAAGATTGAAGAGGCGCTGGAGGGCAAGGATACTGGCTACGAAACAACGATCCAGGTTGAGCCGGAAGATGCGTTCGGTGAATATGATGCAAGTCTTGTGAAGATCGAGCCGCGCAATCGCTTGCCGGAGCCGCTTGAAGTGGGCATGCAATTCGAGGGCACGCCGGATGGCGGAGACGAAGGCGAAGAGTCGCTGATCTTCACTGTCACTGAAATTGCAGACGATAAGGTCGTACTCGATGGCAATCATCCATTGGCAGGCATGGCATTACGCTTCAACTTGAATGTGGCTGATGTACGTACGGCGACGGATGAAGAGATTGCACATGAGCATGTGCATGGTCCGCACGGTCACCATCACGATGATTTGGATGATGATGCGGGTGACCACTTTCGAAGCCATCCGATTCACTGA
- a CDS encoding class I SAM-dependent methyltransferase, translating into MHAAFDQPSAWVVRFASLIPEGEVLDLACGSGRHARFLAARGYRVLAVDRDSAALERAAADGVRTLPVDLEDDSNGSASWPFEADRFNGIVVTNYLHRPLLPRILYSLAPGGILIYETFTCGNERYGKPSNPDFLLTHGELLRLTEIQCVPSLRIIAFEDGYVDFPKPAMVQRICVLKGRGEGDENPSSLHLN; encoded by the coding sequence ATGCATGCCGCCTTTGACCAGCCCTCTGCATGGGTCGTGCGCTTCGCTTCATTGATTCCGGAAGGCGAAGTGCTCGATCTCGCATGCGGCAGCGGCCGGCACGCCAGATTTCTGGCAGCGCGCGGTTATCGGGTGCTCGCCGTCGATCGCGATTCTGCCGCGTTGGAGCGGGCTGCGGCGGATGGGGTGCGTACATTGCCAGTCGATCTCGAGGACGACAGTAACGGGAGTGCGTCGTGGCCCTTCGAGGCAGACCGGTTCAATGGCATTGTGGTGACCAATTATCTGCACCGCCCGCTACTGCCCAGAATTCTCTACAGCCTTGCGCCCGGAGGCATCCTCATCTATGAAACCTTCACCTGCGGGAACGAGCGGTATGGCAAACCGTCCAATCCGGACTTCCTGCTGACGCATGGCGAGTTGCTGAGGTTGACAGAAATTCAATGTGTTCCGTCGTTGCGCATCATTGCATTCGAGGACGGTTACGTTGATTTTCCCAAGCCCGCGATGGTGCAGCGAATCTGCGTGTTAAAGGGGAGGGGCGAAGGCGATGAAAATCCTTCAAGTCTGCATCTGAACTGA
- the dapA gene encoding 4-hydroxy-tetrahydrodipicolinate synthase: MIQGSIVAIVTPMHADGSLDLPGLRKLIDWHIAEGTDGIVIVGTTGESPTVSVEEHCELIKVAVEHAAKRIPIIAGTGGNSTAEAIELTQYAKNVGADASLQVVPYYNRPTQEGMYQHFKKIAEAVDLPVILYNVPGRTVADMSNETILRLAQVSGIVGVKDATGNIARGSDLLRLAPKTFAVYSGDDATAMALMFCGAKGNISVTANVAPRGMHDLCVAAMNGKVAEAIEINNKLLPLHNNLFVEPNPVPVKWAMVEMDLIPAGIRLPLAPLGANFHETVRAALRESGVLQ; encoded by the coding sequence ATGATTCAGGGCAGCATAGTCGCAATCGTCACTCCCATGCATGCGGACGGCAGTCTCGACCTGCCGGGATTACGCAAACTGATTGACTGGCATATTGCCGAGGGCACGGACGGAATCGTCATCGTTGGCACCACGGGTGAATCGCCGACAGTGTCGGTGGAGGAGCACTGCGAATTGATCAAGGTCGCGGTCGAACATGCGGCCAAACGCATCCCGATCATCGCTGGCACTGGTGGCAATTCGACGGCCGAAGCCATTGAGTTGACGCAGTATGCAAAGAATGTTGGCGCGGACGCTTCACTCCAAGTGGTACCTTACTACAACCGTCCGACGCAGGAAGGTATGTATCAGCACTTCAAGAAGATTGCCGAAGCAGTCGATCTTCCTGTCATCCTCTACAACGTGCCGGGACGCACAGTAGCAGACATGTCCAATGAAACGATCCTGCGCCTCGCTCAAGTATCAGGCATCGTCGGCGTCAAGGATGCGACCGGCAATATCGCGCGCGGCAGTGATTTGTTGCGCCTTGCACCGAAAACATTCGCTGTTTATTCGGGCGACGATGCGACTGCCATGGCATTAATGTTCTGCGGCGCAAAAGGAAACATCTCCGTTACCGCCAATGTCGCGCCGCGCGGCATGCACGACCTCTGCGTGGCAGCCATGAATGGAAAGGTTGCCGAAGCAATCGAGATCAACAACAAGTTGTTGCCGCTGCATAACAATCTCTTCGTCGAACCCAATCCAGTTCCGGTCAAGTGGGCGATGGTTGAAATGGATTTGATCCCGGCAGGCATCAGGCTCCCATTGGCACCACTGGGTGCGAATTTCCATGAGACAGTGCGCGCGGCATTGCGCGAGTCGGGTGTATTACAATAA
- the mutS gene encoding DNA mismatch repair protein MutS — protein sequence MMQQYLRIKADYPTTLVFYRMGDFYELFFDDAEKAARLIGITLTQRGNSNGSPIKMAGVPFHSLEQYLAKLIKLGESVAICEQIGDPATSKGPVERKVSRVVTPGTLTDSDLLPEKSERPLLALCTVAQRKTVTVGLAWLSMASGALKLMEFSGDAKTLDARLKQELERIAPAETLAAESEQGMLAGTAASRITSVPDWHFDIASGKQALLDQLSAAMLTGFGAEGLTAAVGATGALLRYAQATQGKGLQHVRTLAVETENEFIGLDAATRRNLELTETIRGQEGSSASPTLFSQLDHCRTSMGSRLLRHWLHHARRDQHVAKARHVAINALMRADAASGLSATLAAVPDIERITTRIALLSARPRDLAGLRGGLQQLPSLRAYVDMCNKDADAPLLKEIHDALSTPAECLDLIERSIALEPAAMVRDGGVIARGFDAELDELRALSENAGQFLVDLETRERARTGIANLRVEYNKVHGFYIEVTHGQTDKVPDDYRRRQTLKNAERYITPELKAFEDKALSAQERALTREKHLYESVLNELAPHIGILQTIAHAMAQLDVLVALADHAVRYNWRAPQLVTEPAILIEQGRHPVVENQIERFIANDCELSSERKLLLITGPNMGGKSTFMRQTALITLLAYVGSFVPADNAAIGPIDRIFTRIGAADDLAGGRSTFMVEMTESAAILNGATEHSLVLMDEVGRGTSTFDGLALAWAIARHLIETTRSFTLFATHYFELTQLPDTYKAAANVHLSAVEHKDSIVFLHAVQSGPASQSYGLQVAQLAGVPQPVIRAARKHLAALEAHSVQATPQFDLFASSMPAPEPESDEPQIGDAATEVANALSAIDPDALSPREALDALYRLKSLANQQ from the coding sequence ATGATGCAGCAATACCTTCGCATCAAGGCAGACTATCCGACCACACTGGTGTTCTACCGGATGGGCGATTTCTACGAACTGTTTTTCGACGACGCCGAGAAAGCCGCACGGCTCATCGGCATCACGCTGACGCAGCGCGGTAATTCCAACGGCTCGCCAATCAAGATGGCTGGTGTGCCCTTCCATTCGCTCGAACAATACCTCGCCAAGCTGATCAAGCTCGGCGAATCGGTCGCCATTTGCGAACAGATCGGCGACCCGGCGACCAGCAAAGGGCCGGTAGAACGGAAAGTATCAAGGGTCGTCACACCTGGCACCCTCACCGACTCCGACCTGCTTCCCGAAAAATCCGAACGCCCCTTGCTCGCGCTTTGTACCGTCGCGCAGCGCAAGACCGTGACCGTCGGATTGGCGTGGCTTTCCATGGCCAGTGGTGCCTTGAAGCTGATGGAATTCTCCGGCGATGCGAAAACGCTCGATGCTCGATTGAAGCAGGAGCTCGAACGCATCGCCCCCGCGGAAACCCTTGCCGCGGAGAGTGAACAGGGCATGCTTGCCGGGACTGCCGCCAGCAGGATAACGTCGGTGCCCGATTGGCATTTCGATATTGCCAGCGGCAAACAGGCGCTGCTGGATCAATTGTCCGCCGCGATGCTGACAGGCTTTGGCGCGGAAGGATTGACTGCGGCGGTTGGTGCGACGGGCGCATTGTTGCGCTATGCGCAAGCGACGCAAGGAAAGGGATTACAGCATGTGCGCACGCTGGCTGTCGAAACGGAAAACGAATTCATTGGACTGGATGCCGCGACGCGTCGCAATCTGGAGCTGACCGAAACCATTCGCGGCCAGGAAGGCTCGTCCGCATCACCTACGCTCTTCTCGCAGCTGGATCATTGCCGCACCTCGATGGGATCGCGCCTGTTGCGCCATTGGCTGCATCATGCCAGGCGCGACCAGCACGTCGCCAAGGCGCGCCACGTGGCCATCAATGCGCTGATGCGTGCCGATGCCGCCTCGGGGTTGTCCGCCACGCTGGCCGCGGTGCCGGATATCGAGCGCATCACCACGCGCATTGCGCTGCTGTCGGCGCGCCCGCGCGACTTGGCGGGCTTGCGCGGCGGATTGCAGCAACTGCCGTCGCTGCGGGCATATGTCGATATGTGCAACAAGGATGCCGATGCGCCATTGCTGAAAGAGATTCATGATGCGTTATCGACCCCGGCCGAATGTCTTGATCTCATCGAACGTTCGATCGCGTTGGAACCGGCGGCAATGGTGCGCGATGGCGGCGTGATTGCGCGTGGTTTCGATGCCGAACTGGACGAATTGCGCGCGCTTTCGGAAAATGCAGGGCAGTTCCTCGTCGATCTGGAAACCCGCGAACGAGCACGCACCGGCATCGCCAATCTCCGCGTCGAGTACAACAAGGTACACGGCTTCTACATTGAAGTCACACACGGCCAGACCGACAAAGTACCCGACGATTATCGCCGCCGCCAGACCTTGAAGAATGCCGAACGCTACATTACCCCCGAACTGAAGGCATTTGAAGACAAGGCGCTTTCCGCACAAGAGCGCGCCTTGACGCGCGAAAAACATCTGTATGAAAGCGTACTGAATGAGCTCGCGCCGCACATCGGCATACTCCAGACAATCGCGCATGCGATGGCGCAACTGGATGTGCTGGTAGCACTGGCCGACCATGCCGTACGCTACAACTGGCGCGCCCCTCAACTGGTCACAGAGCCGGCGATCCTGATCGAACAGGGCCGCCATCCGGTGGTTGAAAACCAGATTGAACGATTCATTGCCAACGATTGCGAACTGTCCAGCGAACGCAAACTGCTACTGATCACCGGACCGAACATGGGCGGCAAGTCGACATTCATGCGGCAGACCGCCTTGATCACATTGCTGGCATACGTCGGCAGCTTTGTGCCGGCCGACAACGCCGCTATCGGACCGATCGACCGCATCTTCACCCGCATCGGCGCAGCCGACGATCTGGCGGGCGGACGTTCGACGTTCATGGTGGAGATGACGGAATCGGCGGCGATCCTGAATGGCGCGACCGAGCATTCACTGGTCCTGATGGATGAGGTCGGGCGCGGCACATCGACCTTCGATGGCCTGGCGCTCGCGTGGGCGATCGCGCGACATCTGATCGAAACCACCCGCAGCTTCACGCTGTTCGCGACACACTATTTTGAATTGACCCAACTGCCTGACACATACAAGGCGGCGGCCAACGTGCATCTTTCCGCTGTCGAGCACAAGGACAGCATCGTGTTTCTGCACGCCGTGCAATCCGGTCCGGCCTCCCAAAGCTACGGTTTGCAAGTTGCGCAATTGGCGGGGGTACCGCAGCCGGTTATCCGCGCAGCCCGCAAGCACCTCGCGGCCCTGGAAGCGCATTCCGTCCAGGCGACGCCGCAATTCGACCTGTTCGCCAGCAGCATGCCGGCACCGGAACCGGAGTCCGATGAACCCCAAATTGGCGATGCCGCCACAGAAGTGGCCAATGCGCTATCGGCAATCGATCCCGATGCATTGTCGCCGCGTGAAGCACTCGATGCGCTCTATCGTCTGAAGAGCCTGGCCAATCAGCAATAA
- a CDS encoding MBL fold metallo-hydrolase, which yields MKFASLGSGSDGNALLISTVSGATHTTVMLDCGFAVRETERRLERLGVAPTDVTGIVVTHEHQDHVGGVFKFARRHRIPVWLSHGTYSAVRKQCDGVTLHFCRDGDRLVIGDLELFPYTVPHDAREPVQYVASDGRFKLGVLTDAGQSTPHLIKALGDCNALMLECNHDREMLAKSAYPPSLRQRIGGAYGHLSNDATSEILSAVDKSRLEIVIGAHLSQQNNTPELAHEALSRAVDSTSIEIVIACQEEGFDWVKIAG from the coding sequence TTGAAGTTTGCCAGTCTTGGGAGCGGCAGCGATGGAAATGCGCTGCTGATCTCCACCGTCTCCGGAGCAACCCATACGACCGTCATGCTCGATTGCGGATTCGCTGTCCGTGAAACCGAACGCCGACTGGAGCGCTTGGGAGTGGCACCAACGGATGTGACGGGCATCGTTGTCACACACGAACACCAGGATCATGTCGGTGGCGTCTTCAAATTTGCGCGCCGCCATCGCATTCCTGTGTGGCTCAGTCATGGTACTTACAGTGCGGTACGCAAACAGTGCGATGGCGTAACTTTGCATTTTTGCCGCGACGGTGACCGCTTGGTCATCGGCGATCTTGAGCTCTTCCCCTACACAGTGCCTCACGATGCGCGAGAGCCCGTCCAGTATGTGGCAAGTGATGGGCGTTTCAAGCTGGGTGTGTTGACGGATGCGGGGCAATCGACTCCGCACTTGATCAAGGCATTGGGCGACTGCAATGCCTTGATGCTCGAATGCAACCATGATCGCGAAATGCTTGCAAAGTCAGCTTATCCGCCTTCGCTGCGCCAGCGTATCGGCGGTGCGTATGGGCATTTATCGAACGACGCGACTTCGGAAATTCTTTCCGCTGTAGACAAGTCTCGTCTGGAGATCGTCATTGGTGCCCATTTGAGCCAGCAAAACAATACGCCTGAGCTTGCTCATGAGGCGCTTTCGCGGGCGGTTGATTCGACCTCGATTGAAATCGTGATTGCCTGCCAGGAGGAGGGATTCGATTGGGTCAAAATTGCAGGATGA
- a CDS encoding DEAD/DEAH box helicase, translating to MPFNSLGLAEEIVRAVREQGYTTPTPIQTQAIPAVLAGGDLLAGAQTGTGKTAGFTLPILHRLAARTAATAGASRPIRALILTPTRELAAQVEESVRVYGKYLKLTSAVVFGGVGFNPQIKLLKHGVDILVATPGRLLDHMQQGTVDLTRIEILVLDEADRMLDMGFIRDIRRVLAVLPPKRQNLLFSATFSDDIKALAESLLDAPAVIEVARRNSTVEVITQKVHPVDRNRKHSLLSHLIKERQWPQVLVFTRTKHGANKLVEQLGKETISALAIHGNKSQAARTRALSEFKDGSLQVLVATDIAARGIDIDLLPHVVNYDLPNVPEDYVHRIGRTGRAGATGEAVSLVCVDEHDLLKDIEKLIKRTLPREVIVGFEPDPDARPQPIQLRSGNHPHTNGRPPRSKTQQTSRPAGKPAAPHRSGGRGR from the coding sequence ATGCCTTTTAACAGCCTCGGCCTTGCCGAAGAAATCGTTCGCGCTGTTCGCGAACAGGGATACACCACTCCCACCCCGATTCAAACCCAAGCCATTCCTGCAGTATTGGCGGGCGGCGATCTGCTCGCCGGAGCGCAAACCGGTACCGGCAAGACCGCCGGCTTCACCCTCCCGATTCTGCATCGACTTGCAGCGCGCACTGCCGCCACGGCAGGAGCAAGCCGGCCGATACGTGCACTCATCCTGACCCCGACGCGCGAACTAGCCGCCCAGGTCGAAGAAAGTGTGCGCGTTTATGGCAAGTACCTGAAACTGACCTCCGCAGTTGTCTTCGGCGGCGTCGGCTTCAATCCGCAGATCAAGCTGCTGAAGCACGGCGTCGATATTCTGGTCGCCACCCCGGGCCGCCTGCTCGATCACATGCAGCAAGGCACCGTCGATCTCACCAGAATTGAAATCCTGGTTCTCGACGAAGCAGATCGCATGCTCGACATGGGCTTCATCAGGGATATTCGCCGCGTCCTCGCCGTATTGCCGCCGAAGCGGCAAAACCTGCTGTTCTCCGCAACGTTCTCCGATGACATCAAGGCCTTGGCGGAAAGTTTGCTTGATGCTCCTGCCGTGATCGAGGTAGCGCGCCGCAATTCCACCGTCGAAGTGATCACGCAAAAAGTGCATCCGGTGGACCGCAATCGCAAGCATTCGCTCCTCAGTCACCTGATCAAGGAGCGTCAGTGGCCGCAAGTGCTCGTCTTCACCCGCACCAAGCATGGCGCCAACAAACTGGTCGAACAACTCGGCAAGGAAACCATTTCGGCGCTCGCCATTCACGGCAACAAGAGTCAGGCGGCACGTACGCGGGCACTTTCCGAATTCAAGGATGGTAGCTTGCAGGTGCTGGTTGCGACCGACATTGCGGCACGCGGAATCGACATCGACTTGCTGCCGCATGTCGTCAACTACGACTTGCCGAACGTGCCGGAAGATTATGTCCATCGTATCGGCCGCACCGGCCGTGCCGGCGCGACAGGCGAAGCGGTCTCGCTGGTGTGCGTCGATGAGCATGACCTGTTGAAAGACATCGAGAAACTGATCAAGCGCACATTGCCGCGCGAGGTCATCGTCGGATTCGAACCGGATCCCGACGCCCGCCCTCAACCGATCCAGCTCCGCAGCGGCAACCATCCGCATACGAACGGCCGCCCCCCCAGGTCAAAAACCCAGCAAACAAGCCGGCCTGCCGGCAAACCCGCTGCGCCGCATCGCTCGGGCGGACGAGGCAGATAG
- a CDS encoding cupin domain-containing protein, with protein MKKLTLLGNISPQQFLHDYWHKKPLLIRGAFPEFKPLLPRDALFQLAANDEVESRLVTHFNQHWQMQNGPFEKLPSVKKDAWTLLVQGVNLHDDAISALMQQFRFIPDARLDDLMISYATDAGGVGPHFDSYDVFLLQAHGQRRWRISAQKDLSLIEGMPLKILKNFEPEQEFLLEPGDMLYLPPHYAHDGIAIGECMTYSIGFRAPAYQELGEAFLQFMVDSIDLPGRYADPELKLNKRPAEISRAMLAQITFELSKVKFTDEDMTIFLGEYLSEPKINVFFNPPEKPLTFKRFEQLATKRGIALSRRTRMLYRGKHVFINGESFAVGRQDKTTLSTLADQRQLDGEAVRAASIDVIEAMHTWYQDGWLDLQK; from the coding sequence ATGAAAAAACTCACTCTCCTCGGCAATATCTCACCGCAGCAATTTCTGCACGACTATTGGCATAAAAAGCCGCTTTTGATACGCGGCGCATTTCCGGAATTCAAACCCCTCTTGCCGCGCGACGCATTATTTCAACTGGCGGCAAATGATGAAGTGGAGTCCCGACTCGTCACGCATTTCAATCAACACTGGCAAATGCAAAACGGCCCCTTCGAAAAACTTCCATCAGTCAAGAAAGATGCATGGACCTTGCTGGTGCAAGGCGTCAATTTGCATGACGATGCAATCAGTGCATTGATGCAGCAGTTCCGCTTCATTCCGGATGCACGACTCGACGACCTGATGATCAGCTATGCGACCGATGCTGGCGGCGTCGGCCCCCATTTTGACTCGTACGATGTGTTTTTGTTACAGGCGCACGGACAACGTCGTTGGCGTATCAGCGCGCAAAAGGATTTATCGCTGATTGAAGGCATGCCGCTGAAGATACTGAAAAATTTCGAACCAGAGCAGGAATTCCTGCTGGAACCTGGCGACATGCTCTATCTTCCGCCGCATTATGCGCACGATGGCATCGCCATCGGCGAATGCATGACCTACTCCATCGGATTTCGCGCCCCGGCCTATCAGGAACTCGGTGAGGCGTTTTTGCAATTCATGGTTGATTCGATCGATTTACCCGGGCGTTACGCCGACCCGGAATTGAAATTGAACAAGCGCCCGGCCGAGATCAGTCGCGCAATGCTGGCACAGATTACGTTTGAACTATCGAAAGTAAAATTCACCGACGAAGACATGACGATATTTCTCGGCGAATATTTGTCGGAACCGAAAATCAATGTATTTTTCAATCCGCCAGAAAAGCCCCTTACCTTCAAGCGCTTCGAACAGCTCGCAACCAAACGCGGCATTGCATTGTCGCGCCGCACCCGTATGCTGTACCGAGGCAAACATGTATTCATCAACGGAGAATCATTTGCAGTCGGCCGACAGGACAAGACGACGCTGTCGACGCTGGCGGACCAGCGACAGCTTGATGGAGAGGCAGTACGTGCAGCCTCAATCGACGTGATCGAAGCCATGCATACGTGGTATCAAGACGGATGGCTCGACTTGCAAAAATAA
- the bamC gene encoding outer membrane protein assembly factor BamC, with the protein MIKSTTSCMAKHGLIYALALTGLTGCSSLSSMLEPDRVDYKSAGKAPTLEVPPDLTQLQRENRYAIPEANRGTATASGYGLQQNVRPTSTAVVAPKATADMHMERSGNQRWLVVKQAPETLWPQIKDFWQDSGFLINFESPQSGLMETDWAENRAKIPQDFIRNTIGKALDSLYSTGERDKFRTRLERAADGSTEIYISHRGAQEVLVGQQKEGTVWTPRPADPELEAEFLSRLMARLGVEDTRAKTAAASVVSQPTRAKVVKGSNGGYVEVDESFDRAWRRVGLALDRVGFTVEDRDRTQGLYFVRYVDQGRDAQNKAATDKGFFSKLFSFGSGSDKAISAQRYQVAVKGAGAVSQVAVLNNEGRPESSSTADKILSLLNDQLK; encoded by the coding sequence ATGATTAAAAGCACGACCTCTTGCATGGCAAAACATGGACTTATTTACGCGTTGGCGCTGACCGGTCTGACGGGCTGCAGCTCCCTCAGCTCGATGCTGGAACCGGATCGTGTCGACTATAAGAGCGCGGGCAAGGCACCGACCCTCGAAGTACCGCCGGACCTGACCCAGCTGCAACGCGAAAATCGCTACGCAATTCCCGAGGCAAACCGCGGCACGGCCACTGCTTCGGGGTATGGCCTCCAGCAGAATGTGCGCCCGACCTCTACTGCGGTAGTCGCTCCCAAAGCCACTGCAGACATGCATATGGAGCGTAGTGGCAATCAGCGCTGGCTGGTGGTCAAGCAAGCGCCTGAAACACTGTGGCCGCAGATCAAGGATTTTTGGCAGGATTCCGGTTTCCTGATTAATTTTGAGTCGCCCCAATCCGGCTTGATGGAAACCGACTGGGCGGAAAATCGCGCAAAGATTCCGCAGGATTTCATCCGTAACACAATCGGCAAGGCACTGGATAGTCTGTATTCAACAGGTGAACGCGACAAGTTCCGCACACGCTTGGAACGCGCTGCGGATGGAAGCACCGAAATCTATATCAGCCATCGTGGCGCGCAAGAAGTGCTGGTGGGTCAGCAAAAGGAGGGCACTGTATGGACGCCGCGTCCGGCAGATCCAGAGCTTGAGGCCGAATTTCTGTCCCGCTTGATGGCGCGCCTTGGCGTTGAAGATACCCGTGCCAAGACTGCGGCAGCGAGCGTTGTCAGCCAGCCGACACGCGCCAAGGTAGTGAAGGGCAGTAATGGCGGGTACGTCGAGGTTGACGAAAGCTTTGATCGCGCGTGGCGTCGTGTGGGACTAGCCTTGGATCGTGTAGGGTTTACAGTAGAAGACCGCGATCGCACGCAAGGTCTGTACTTTGTGCGCTATGTAGATCAAGGACGGGATGCGCAAAACAAGGCGGCTACGGACAAGGGGTTTTTCTCGAAACTGTTCTCCTTCGGATCCGGTAGTGACAAGGCCATATCTGCGCAGCGTTATCAAGTCGCTGTCAAGGGTGCTGGCGCGGTCAGCCAAGTTGCAGTTCTAAACAATGAAGGTCGTCCGGAATCGTCCTCGACTGCGGACAAGATACTTTCGCTCCTGAACGATCAGCTCAAATAG
- a CDS encoding inositol monophosphatase family protein: protein MLNTAVKAARRAASIINRASFDIERVKVTQKRHNDFVTEVDQAAEMAIIEILKNAYPDHAILAEESGPSANLHDENENVWIIDPLDGTTNFIHGFPQYCVSIALQQRGQITQAVVYDPTRNDLFTATKGAGAYLNDKRIRVGRRDKVADALVGTGFPFRDMEGLEEYLQMFRVMTERTAGLRRPGAAALDLAYVAAGRLDGFFEKGLQPWDMAAGSLLITEAGGIMGTFAGESDYLYKGDVIAGSPKIFAQMVALLAPFAK from the coding sequence ATGCTCAACACGGCGGTGAAGGCAGCTCGTCGCGCCGCCTCGATCATCAATCGTGCTTCGTTCGACATCGAACGCGTGAAGGTCACCCAGAAGCGCCATAACGATTTTGTCACCGAAGTCGATCAGGCCGCCGAAATGGCCATCATCGAGATTCTGAAAAACGCCTATCCCGATCATGCAATCCTGGCCGAGGAATCGGGCCCATCCGCCAACCTGCATGATGAAAACGAAAACGTCTGGATCATCGATCCGCTCGACGGCACGACCAATTTCATCCACGGATTTCCACAATACTGCGTATCGATCGCACTGCAGCAGCGCGGCCAGATCACACAAGCGGTCGTGTACGACCCCACCCGCAATGACTTGTTCACCGCTACCAAGGGGGCCGGTGCATACCTGAATGATAAGCGCATTCGGGTAGGACGCCGCGACAAGGTGGCAGATGCGCTCGTCGGCACCGGCTTTCCGTTTCGCGACATGGAAGGGCTGGAGGAATACCTGCAAATGTTCCGCGTCATGACGGAGAGAACCGCAGGCCTGCGCCGTCCGGGTGCTGCAGCACTTGATCTCGCCTACGTCGCCGCCGGTCGCCTGGACGGTTTCTTCGAAAAAGGTCTGCAACCGTGGGACATGGCGGCAGGCTCGCTTCTCATCACCGAAGCCGGCGGCATCATGGGAACCTTCGCCGGCGAATCGGACTATCTGTACAAGGGCGATGTCATCGCGGGATCGCCGAAAATCTTTGCCCAGATGGTGGCGCTGCTTGCGCCATTTGCAAAATAA